TACGCCGGTTGTTCGGTGACGACGACGTCCCCCGGTGCAACCATCACGCGCAACAACAAGTCGAGTCCCTGCTGCGAGCCCGTTGTTGCCAGCAGTTCTTCCGCCGAGCACGGCGCGCCGCGCGCAGCCATCAGCGCCATGAGTTGCGTCTTGAGTTCGGTCAGGCCGTCGGTGGGGCCGTATTGCAGGCAACGCGTCGGTTGCGCAAAGGCGCGCGCCTGCGCCACCGCCAGTCCTTCGGTGTCGAACAGGTCGCTCGCCGGATAGCCGCCCGCGAACGAAATCATGCCCGGCTCGGACAGGTATTTGAACAACTCGCGGATCGGTGAGCCCGTCGGGTGGGCAAACGGAGAAGTGAAAGCGTACATGGAGGCCTCGCTATCGAAAGCGTGACGAACGGAAGCTGTCGGGAATCCGGGACGGACGCCTCGCCACCATCGGCGCATGGCGTTCGTGAGCGTCCGTAAAGGCAGACTCCGGGGCGTTATTCATTGTTGTGCGCGACACCCGGAGCCCGCTATTGCAACTTCACTCGATCGAGAAGTCGACACCTTGCGCGAGCGGCAGCTCGGACGAATAGTTGATGGTGTTGGTCGCGCGGCGCATGTAGCCCTTCCAGGCGTCCGAGCCCGACTCCCGGTCGCCGCCGGTTTCCTTCTCGCCGCCGAACGCGCCGCCGATTTCCGCGCCGCTCGGACCGATGTTGACGTTGGCGATGCCGCAGTCGCTGCCGGCCGACGACGTGAAGCGCTCCGCCTCGCGCAGATCGGTCGTGAACACGCACGACGACAGTCCGTGCGACGCGGCGTTGTTCGCCTCGATCGCCTGTGAGAAGTCGCTGTACTTGAGCACGTACAGGATCGGCGCGAAGGTCTCCGTCAGCACCACTTCGGTCTGCGACGGCATCTCGACGATCGCCGGCTTCACATAGAAGCCGTTCTCGGCGCCCGCCACCACATGGCGCTCACCGCCCGTCACCTTGCCGCCTTGCGCCCGCGCCCTGTCGAGCGCGTCCTGCATGCGCCTGAACGCACCTTCGTCGATCAGCGGACCCATCAGGGTGCCGCGTTCCAGCGGATTGCCGATGGTGACCTTGCCGTACAGCGTTTTCAAGCGCTCGACGGTCTTGTCGTAGACGCTCTCATGCACGAACAGGCGGCGCAGCGAGGTACAGCGCTGACCGGACGTGCCCACCGCCGAGAACAGGATGCCGCGCAGGGCGAGCTCCATGTCGGCGCTGCCCGTCACGATGCCTGCGTTGTTGCCGCCGAGCTCGAGGATCGAGCGACCGAAGCGGCGCGCCACTTCCACGCCGACCTTGCGGCCCATTTCGGTGCTGCCCGTCGCGCTCACGATCGCCGAGCGCGGATCGGCGACCAGCGCCTCACCCACCTCGCGTCCGCCGATGACGAGCGCCGTCAGGCCTTCCGGGGCGTCGCCGAATTCGGCAATGACTTCTTCCAGCAGCTTGTTCACGGCCAGCGCGGTCAGCGGCGTCTTCTCCGACGGCTTCCACACCACGGCGTTGCCGCACACGAGGGCGATCGCCGCATTCCACGACCACACGGCGATGGGGAAGTTGAACGCCGAGATGACGGAACACACACCCATCGGGTGCCACGTCTCGGCCATGCGGTGGCCCGGACGCTCGGAGGCGATGGTCAGGCCGTACAGCTGACGCGACAGGCCGACCGCGAAGTCGCAGATGTCGATCATTTCCTGCACTTCACCCTGGCCTTCCTGCAGGATCTTGCCGGCTTCGAGCGTGACGAGCGCGCCCAATGCCTGCTTGCGCTCGCGCAGCTTCTGGCCCAGCAGACGCACGAGTTCGCCGCGGCGCGGGGCCGGCACGTTGCGCCAGGTCGTAAAGGCCTTCTGCGCGCGCGCCAGTGCGGCCTGGGCGTCGGCCGCCGAGGCGCTCGCCACGCGGCCGATCAGTGCGCCGTCGATCGGCGAATGCACGGCGATGTCGCCGCTCTCGACCAGCTTGGCGATACCCAGTTCGTTGAGGATGGAAGATGCGTTCACGTTGTCACCTCTTTTGGAATTCAGTGTTGGCCGACGGTGCCACGGGGGTGTCGGCAGGGAAGCACGCAGACCACGCACACGCAAGCATTGTGCGCCGGCTGCGCGGCGAAGTTCATTTGGCGTTGGCCGTCATCTTGAAAATACCTTGCGCGTTGCCGGCATCGAAACGCAGATCGATTTTCCAGCAATGATTCGCCGTGTCGTACTCGCGATGGCGGGTGATGAACTCGTAGAACGAACCCGGCACCTCGCGTGTGACGATCCCGCCGTCCTTGCCGCGGAACTCGCGACGTACGGTGTCGGCGCGGTACGCCGTCTGGAACACCCGTCCCGAGCGCGAGCGTTCGACCTCGGGCTTCATCGGGCGGCCCTTGGCCTTCTCGGCGTCGGAGAGCGCGAAGACGTCTTCCACGCGGTCGGTCGCGTGATTGAACGCGTTGCCTTCGGTCGCGATCCACGCCATTTCGGCGGACTCCGCCAGCAGCAGTTCGTAATCGGCCTCGCTCGGCACGTCGTGTTGACGTGCAAACGCGCTCACGATCACCGGCAGCAACGCCTGTGCGCTCTCGAGCGGCAGCGTGCCGTCGCGCTCGAGCTCCCACAGTTGGGCGACAGCCGCCGGCGTCAGCGGGTCGCGCGACGTGCCGACCACGCGCGACACGGCCTGCTGGAATGTCTCGGAAAAGCGCTCGGGATGCAACTCGCTCACGAAGAACTGCGAAATCTCTTCGGGGGCGTCGTCGTGCACATAGGCGCGTCCTGTCATGCCCAGGCGATCGAGCGGGTAACGACCGTTCAGACGGAAACCGAGCGGGCGCAGAATGCGCGTGAACGCCGCTTCACCCGGCGGCAACGCACCGTTCTCGTGCCAGCGCACGGTGCGCAGCGCCCCGTGATCGAAGTAGACGCGGCCGCCGGCGGCGATCGCGTCTTCTGTATAGGTACGCCCGTTCGGGGAGCGCGCCAGCAACCCTTCGAACAGCGCCATGTTCATGGCCTGCGCCAGCTCGGCGCGGGTCACGCGGCCCGGCTCGCAGTCGGCCAGAATCGACGGGGAATTGAGCGTGGCGAACAGCGCGTCGGTACGCGCCTGCCCGATCAGGGAGACCAGCAAGGACTGCACGTTGGCATTGCGCATCGGTTTGTCTCGCAGGGGGACGCCGTCTTGCGCGGCGTCGCGGAGTGTCAGGGCATGGTGTGGGGTGAAATGGCGACAGGACCACCCGTCGCTTCGCCTCCTACCATCTTGCAGTGACAGCATTATTGGAACGGATGGCGCGCCCGTAAAGCGAGTTAAAATTGCCACTTGATGCGTTTTTGGAATTAACATGCGCAAATTCAAGACACCTGGCACCGCCGCGCTGCTGGCGTTCGAAGCCGCCGCCCGGCACGAGAGCTTTACCCACGCCGCGCGCGAGCTGTTCCTGACGGAGAGCGCCGTGTCGCGGCAAATCGCCACGCTCGAGGCGCAGCTCGGCGTGCGTCTGTTCGTTCGAACCAAGCAGCGTGTCGTGCTCACCCGCGCCGGCCGCCTCTACGGCACGCAGGTGCGTCGCACGCTGGAGCAACTGGACCGGGACACGCTCTCGATCATGGCGCACGGTAGCGGCGGCGGTCACCTTGAGCTGGCGGTGCTGCCGACCTTCGCGTCGGAGTGGTTGATTCCGAGAATGAAAGACTTCAACGCGCGCCACCCGGACGTGCGCGTGAACATGGGCGTCCACACCGATCTGTTTACGTTCGACGAGACGCACTTCGAAGCGGCCATTCACTTCGGACGGCCGACGTGGCCGGGTACGTCGTCGGACTATCTGTTCGGGGAAGAGGTGGTGCCGGTCTGCCAGCCGTCGCTATTGACGGGCCCGGTGCGCTCGGCGGCGGATCTGCTGGCGTATCCGCTGCTGCACTCGACGACGCGCCCGAGCGCCTGGACGCGTTGGTTTGCCGAGCAGCGCATCGAGGACAACCGCACGCTGCAAGGCGTGCGCTACGAGCTGCACACGATGCTCATCGCCGGCGCGGCGGCGGGGCTCGGGGTGGCGCTGGTGCCGAAGTTCTTCGTGGAAGGGCAACTCGACGCGCTCGGCCTCGTGATTCCGTTCGACGTGAAAAGCGTGGCCGACTCGGCGTATTACCTCGTCTATCCGACTGAGCACACGCATGGGCAGCCACTCAGCGTCTTTCGTGAGTGGCTGCTGCATCAGGCGAGTGCCTATCGTCCCGATTACGGTTCGGATCAACGCCCGGTGTAGCGGCCCGGGCGGTGCCAGGCGACGACCATGCCGCTCATCGCGACGGCCGACAGCGCGGACCAGGCGACGCGGTCGGCCGGAATGGTGGCCAGCGAGGCGAGCAGGATCGTCGCATCGATGCAGACCTGCGAGATGCCCGCGTTGATGCCGCGCTCACGCTGCAGCCACAGCGTGACGATGCCGGTGCCGCCGACCCCAGCGCCATGCCGGGCGAGCGCCAGGATGCCCATGCCGCACAGCGTACCGCCGACGAACGCGGCGAACAGCGGATTGACGAAGGCAACGTTGAACGTCTGCGGCATGGCCGCGAGCGCGAAGGTGATGCCGAAGCTCGCGACGGTGGACTTGAGCGCGAAGCGCGGGCCCATCGTGAAATACGCGAACAGGAAGAACGGTATGTTCACCAGCGTGAAGATGGTGCCAACCGGTAGCGGAAAGACATAAGAGGCGAGCAGCGCAATGCCGGCCACGCCGCCGGTCACCAACCCGGCAGCCTTGAGCAGCACCAGACCGACCACCACAAAGGCCATGCCGATGATCATCGCGTAGATGTCTTCGAACACGGAGTGCGGAACACCGATTTTGTCGGTTGCCGCAATGGCGCCGGATACAGCGCCCGTTTCGTGTTTCATGATCTGTCAATCAAGGACAACAGGACGGCGCGTCCGACTCTCCTTGTGTCGTCGCACGCCGCCAGGGATTTCCCGCGTCGCTGTCTCGGGCGACGCGCAGCTTCACAGCTTGTTATGAAAGGAACAACGCCCGATCAGGCAACGTGGTGCACCCAGCCGAACGGATCGGCGATCTTGCCACGCTGAATGCCCGTGAGCTGGTCGCGGATGCGCTTGGTCACCGGACCTTCGCCACCGTCGCCGATGCTGAATTCGCCCTTGGCGTGACGCACCTGCCCGATGGCCGTGACCACTGCCGCCGTGCCGCAGGCGAACGTTTCCTTCACGCGACCGC
The Pandoraea pulmonicola DNA segment above includes these coding regions:
- a CDS encoding aldehyde dehydrogenase family protein; this encodes MNASSILNELGIAKLVESGDIAVHSPIDGALIGRVASASAADAQAALARAQKAFTTWRNVPAPRRGELVRLLGQKLRERKQALGALVTLEAGKILQEGQGEVQEMIDICDFAVGLSRQLYGLTIASERPGHRMAETWHPMGVCSVISAFNFPIAVWSWNAAIALVCGNAVVWKPSEKTPLTALAVNKLLEEVIAEFGDAPEGLTALVIGGREVGEALVADPRSAIVSATGSTEMGRKVGVEVARRFGRSILELGGNNAGIVTGSADMELALRGILFSAVGTSGQRCTSLRRLFVHESVYDKTVERLKTLYGKVTIGNPLERGTLMGPLIDEGAFRRMQDALDRARAQGGKVTGGERHVVAGAENGFYVKPAIVEMPSQTEVVLTETFAPILYVLKYSDFSQAIEANNAASHGLSSCVFTTDLREAERFTSSAGSDCGIANVNIGPSGAEIGGAFGGEKETGGDRESGSDAWKGYMRRATNTINYSSELPLAQGVDFSIE
- a CDS encoding DUF1338 domain-containing protein, yielding MRNANVQSLLVSLIGQARTDALFATLNSPSILADCEPGRVTRAELAQAMNMALFEGLLARSPNGRTYTEDAIAAGGRVYFDHGALRTVRWHENGALPPGEAAFTRILRPLGFRLNGRYPLDRLGMTGRAYVHDDAPEEISQFFVSELHPERFSETFQQAVSRVVGTSRDPLTPAAVAQLWELERDGTLPLESAQALLPVIVSAFARQHDVPSEADYELLLAESAEMAWIATEGNAFNHATDRVEDVFALSDAEKAKGRPMKPEVERSRSGRVFQTAYRADTVRREFRGKDGGIVTREVPGSFYEFITRHREYDTANHCWKIDLRFDAGNAQGIFKMTANAK
- a CDS encoding LysR substrate-binding domain-containing protein — translated: MRKFKTPGTAALLAFEAAARHESFTHAARELFLTESAVSRQIATLEAQLGVRLFVRTKQRVVLTRAGRLYGTQVRRTLEQLDRDTLSIMAHGSGGGHLELAVLPTFASEWLIPRMKDFNARHPDVRVNMGVHTDLFTFDETHFEAAIHFGRPTWPGTSSDYLFGEEVVPVCQPSLLTGPVRSAADLLAYPLLHSTTRPSAWTRWFAEQRIEDNRTLQGVRYELHTMLIAGAAAGLGVALVPKFFVEGQLDALGLVIPFDVKSVADSAYYLVYPTEHTHGQPLSVFREWLLHQASAYRPDYGSDQRPV
- a CDS encoding YitT family protein, with protein sequence MKHETGAVSGAIAATDKIGVPHSVFEDIYAMIIGMAFVVVGLVLLKAAGLVTGGVAGIALLASYVFPLPVGTIFTLVNIPFFLFAYFTMGPRFALKSTVASFGITFALAAMPQTFNVAFVNPLFAAFVGGTLCGMGILALARHGAGVGGTGIVTLWLQRERGINAGISQVCIDATILLASLATIPADRVAWSALSAVAMSGMVVAWHRPGRYTGR